In the Malania oleifera isolate guangnan ecotype guangnan chromosome 1, ASM2987363v1, whole genome shotgun sequence genome, one interval contains:
- the LOC131144625 gene encoding transcription factor BEE 3-like gives MADFVQVIQSFRPSQPFPEMSIDWGILSQFGEPNPSMLENFNIPDFSTGTSFGHQLPELPASFYHNLPSTSQSDGPNAVPIAHNDNSNGFVCQKNRKRKITEQSQRRSYGHIYSAAYENGLKVDYDVKKSLRKGKKGRSINEKEEGSKPEEVIHVRARRGQATDSHSLAERVRREKINNKLKCLQDLVPGCYKVKRKGTCSMGMALMLDEIINYVHSLQNQVEFLSMELAAATSFHDFNVKIGKAQETSTHEAMEMERMVMQGYGKQSCFHPTVPF, from the exons ATGGCTGACTTTGTACAGGTTATACAGAGCTTTAGGCCCTCTCAGCCGTTCCCAGAGATGAGTATTGACTGGGGAATTTTAAGCCAATTTGGGGAGCCCAATCCCAGCATGTTGGAGAATTTCAACATCCCAGATTTTTCAACGGGGACTTCCTTCGGCCATCAACTACCTGAATTGCCAGCCAGCTTTTATCATAATCTTCCCAGTACTTCCCAGTCCGATGGTCCAAACGCAGTGCCAATTGCTCATAATGACAACTCCAATGGATTCGTTTGCCAGAAAAACAGGAAGAGAAAAATAACGGAACAATCACAGAGAAGAAGCTATGGACACATTTATTCTGCAGCTTACGAAAATGGGTTGAAAGTAGATTATGATGTCAAGAAA AGcttaagaaaaggaaagaaaggcaGGAGCATTAATGAGAAAGAAGAAGGGAGCAAACCAGAGGAAGTGATTCATGTTAGAGCAAGAAGAGGCCAAGCAACAGACAGTCACAGTCTAGCAGAAAGG GTCAGAAGGGAGAAAATCAATAATAAATTGAAATGCTTGCAAGACCTTGTTCCTGGGTGCTACAAGGTAAAAAGAAAAGGCACATGC TCAATGGGAATGGCACTGATGCTGGATGAGATAATCAATTATGTTCACTCATTGCAGAATCAAGTTGAG TTTCTTTCCATGGAGCTTGCAGCTGCCACTTCTTTTCATGACTTCAACGTGAAAATAGGAAAAGCTCAG GAGACAAGTACACATGAGGCAATGGAGATGGAGAGAATGGTTATGCAAGGATATGGAAAGCAGAGTTGCTTCCATCCAACAGTGCCATTTTGA